The genomic segment GTACCACAGAAGATGCTGAAGAAGGCATCAAAGCTTTTTTGGAAAAACGCAGCCCTGAATGGAAGGAAAAATAGAACTGAAGCGCCAGCCCGGCGGTTAACCGCCAGGCTGGGATTTAAGACATTTTTTCATCATTATGCCAATATCTTCTATCCTGAATTCTTCAACCAGGGGCCTGAGTTTTTTTGTAAACACCTTAAAATCACTGCCCTTGCTTTCAAGGTCTTCAAGCTGTTTCCTGATTTTTATAATATCTCCCAGTTCTGTCATTTTATAAATCTTTTCAAGAATTTCTTTACAGGGCAGGATCATATCTTCTGGTTTATCTTTTTTATTTTCCAGGCTGACAGTATTTTCATATTCCCATTCCAGGCATAGATGGGTCTGTAATTGTTTGAATAAATGCCTGGTATCTATGGGTTTGCCTAAAAAATCATCTGCCCCTGCTTCATAGCTTTTCTGCTGATGCTCCTTAAATACACTGGCAGAGGAGGCTATTATAATATTGTTTTTTAAAGCTGCCGAACTTCGGATACTGCTGATAAATTCAAATCCATCCATGACCGGCATAACCAGGTCTGAGATAATCAGATCAGGCATGAATTCTTCTGTCTTTTTAAGACCTTGTTCCCCGTTTTCCGCCTGTTTTAATTCAAATCCCAGGGGTGTGAGTAAATCATAAAAAAATGAGCAGTTGTTTTTTTCATCATCTATGATCAGGATTTTTGGTTTTTTATTTTTAATGCCAATAATTTTTTTCTCTTGTTCGCACACATTGTCTGTATGCCGCATTGATGCAGGCAGAACCAGTTCAAAACTGAATACACTTCCTTGTCCCTGACTGCTGTTTACCTTGAGGCTGCTGTTCATTAATTCTATAATATTTCGGGTTATGGAAAGACCAAGTCCTGTTCCTTTCGCCTTATACTGCTGTTCTCCTGCCTGGAAAAAAGGGTCAAATATTTTTTCCAGATCTTGATTGCTGATGCCGATGCCTGTGTCTTCTATTTCAAAAAGAAATTTACTTTTTGACAGTTTGTCATTTAAAGGCTCATATGGTTTATAAGTAACCCTTAACATTACATATCCTTTATCTGTAAATTTTACAGCATTTCCCAGCAGGTTTATTAAAACCTGGGCAAGCCGTTTTTCATCTGCATATACATATACAGAACTCATGTCTGTTTCTGAATTACATTCATATTTAAATCCTATGCCTTTTTTTTCAGCACGATTTTTTATCATATCATTAACACCTTTAATCATGCTTATAAAATGAAATTCAGTTTGATACAGTTCTATCTTTCCTGACTCAATTTTGGCAAGATCAAGAATCTCATTAAGAAGTGAAAGAAGATGTGTGCCGCTTTTTTCAATTATATCTATACCTTCTCTTTGCTTGTCTGTTAAATCATTATCTCCTTTGAGTATCTGGGTATATCCCAGAATACCGTTGAGAGGTGTACGGAGTTCATGGCTCATGCCGGCTAGAAATGCAGTTTTGGCGCGGTTGGCAGCTTCAGCGGATTCCTTGGCATCCATAAGCATGGCTTCAATATTTTTTCTGGCTGTTATATCAATAAATGTAACAACAGAACCTATGATTTTTTTATCCTTCCATATGGGGTAAGACCAGTATTCTGCCGGAAAACAGGTTTTGTCTTTCCGCCAGAAAACCTCGGTATCTGAATGTACGCTTATGCCTTTCCTGGAGGTTAAAAAAAGCAGGCAGTTTTCTTGAGTACAGGGTTTGCCGTCATGTTTAGAATGATGGATAAGGTTGTGAATATTTTTATTCAGCAGATCAGATTCTTTATCATATCCTGTCATTTTCAGGCAGGAGCGGTTGCAGAAAGTGCATATGCCGTTAAGATCAATTCCATAGATAGCTTCTGCTGTTGAATCAAGCAAAAGACGTATTCTTTCTTCCTTTTCCTGCAAATTATTCATTATTTTCCAGCGTTCGGTAATATCCTCGCCTGAACTTAATGAACCTGTGATATTGCCGTTACTGTCTTTTAAAAGTGTATTATTCCATGATATTATTCTTTCTTGATTATTTTTTGTTAAAACAGGATTTTCATAACGTTTAACAGGTTGAATATTTTTAGGAGCAGACCCGGTAAATACCTGCCTGACTTTTTCCCTGTTTTTTTCAGGTATAAAATTATCAAACCAGTTTTTGCCGATTATATCAGCTTTATCATACCCAAGAATCTCGCAGACTTTTTGATTAACATGTGTAACAGCCTGGTCTTGATTAATAATCACAACCATTAACCCTGCAAGATCAATATATTTTTGCAGCATCTCCTTTTCACGGCAGATCATGTTTTCAGCTTTTTTCAGTCTGGTTATATCATGGGCAGTATGAACACACCCTTTTATCTGCCCGTTATCATCATATATTGGAGATACTGTAACAAGAAAATCCTTTTCAAGATGGTTTATATGAATCTCCTGGACATGGGTTTGTCCATCTTCCATCACTGGTAAAAAAGGACAATAGTCAGGAATTTCATCTGACTTATGAAAGCACAGGTAACACTTCATGCCCTGAATTGTTTTTACGGACAGCCCGAGTCCCCGGGCCATGGAGGTATTGCATTTAACAATATTGCGGTTATTGTCCAGAATTGCAATATAATCAGGAATACTGTTAAAGGTTTGTTCCCATTCTTTTTGGGATTTTAATAATTCAGACTGCAGGTGAAAAATCCTGATGCCTGCAAATCCCTGGAAAACAATACAGACAAGCCATAAAAGTAAATGGCTTAAAAATAATTTCCAGGTGATCTGCGTACCTGATATATTCCACATCAGGGAAAAGGCAATTAAAAGACTCCATATTAAGATGTTTATAATTATAGTTTTTTGTTTATATATTAAATTCATTCAGTGCTGCCTCCATTGTTTTGAGAGCTTGAAGTGCATCATCAAAATCATAATTATCAAGATGCTTTTGAATTTCAGCAAGATTGTTTTTAAATTTGGAATTTGAAAGATATTGTTCCAGGGTTTCAATAATTTCTGCTGCTTCAGCATCGCCCGCGCGCAATAGATTCTCCAGATTTGAGACAAGAGGTTTGATTTTAACAATCATATCTTTGGAAATATATAAACCCCCTGAATTATGCGGCTGGTCAAAGGACTGGGATGATGAAAAACTGGTTAAACATTTTATAGATAATAATACCTGGTTTAATGAGGTTTTGAACTTATTATTTAATAATTCCAGGTTCTGTGTATTTTTATTGTGTAAAGCAGACTCAAATTTATCTGCACAATTATAGAGGTCTGCTGCTCCCATATTGCCTGCTGTTCCTTTTATTGTGTGCAGTATCTGCCGGGCTGTTTTAAAATCCTGGTCTTTTATGGCTGCAGCTAATTGATCTGCTGTATTTGAATAATCTTCGCAGAATTCTGATAAAAGTTTTTTATAAAGCTTGAAATTACCTGCAACACGCTTTAAGCCGGATACCATGTTAATTCCAGGAAGGTCCTTTGTCAGACAGGAGTTTTCCCTGGCTATATTTTCAGCAGGTATCTTATCATTATTTTGTTTGTTTACAGTGTTTGAAAGATTTTTTGGTTTTATCCATCCAAGCAGTGCAGAGTTAAGTTTTTCAGGATCAATGGGCTTGCTTAAATAATCATCCATGCCTGCATCCAGGCATCTTTCACGTTCTCCTGTCATTGCATGGGCTGTCATTGCAATAATGGGAATTGGATGTTGATGTTTTTCATTAAAAATCAGGGTGTTCCTTTTGCCTGATTCCCACTGCCTGATTTTAGAGGCAGCTTCATATCCGTCCATTTCAGGCATCTGCAGATCCATGAATATAAGGTCAAAGAAAGATTTTTGTACAATCTCAAAAGCTTCCTGCCCGTTACTGACAATTGTTACAGACATGCCTGCACTTTCCAGCAGTTCCTTTGCAACCTGCTGGTTAATTCTATTATCTTCAACAACAAGAATAGATGAATTTTTGATATATTGCAGACTGCTGTAATCCATATTATTTTCATGATTTTTCCTGGTTTTGTCTTCAAACAGCATTGATCTTGTGTCATGCCCGCTGAATAAGTCTATAATTGTATCAAATAATATAGATGCGTTTAAGGGTTTTATAAGAAATGTATTCAGGCCCATATGTTCAGCCTGTTTTATAATTTCTTCCCGTCCATGGGCACTCATCATGATAATTTCAGGTATTTTTTTAAGTCCAAGCTTGTTTTTTATATATCCTGCTGTTTCAATACCATCCATTCCAGGCATTTTCCAATCCATAATAACCAGTTCAAAAGGGTTTCCTGCCTCAAAAGCAGCTTGAATCATTTCTATTGCCTTTTGTCCAGATTTTGCAGTTTCTATTTGAAAAGAAAATGATGACAACAGGTTTACCAGCACCTCCAGAGATGTATTGCTGTCGTCAACAACAAGTACTTTTATTCCTTGAATATTTGCAGGGGGAAGAAAACGGGCGTTTTTTTGTTTTTCCTGGATTCCAAAAACTGCAGTAAAATAGAATGTACTGCCTTTTCCTTTTTGACTTGCAGCCCATATATTTCCTTTCATCATTTCTACAAGCTGCCTGCATATAGCCAGACCTAAGCCGGTGCCTCCAAACTGACGGGTTACAGAACCGTCTTCCTGGATAAAGGCATTAAACAAACTGGATAATTTATCACTGGATATGCCTATGCCTGTATCTTTAATGGAAAACAAGAGTTTAACCTGCCTGGAATCTTTTTCCTTTAAGCTGGTTCTTACAATAATCTCTCCAGATTCAGTAAATTTAACAGCATTGCTTACCAGGTTAATCAATATCTGTCCCAGGCGGAGCGAATCTCCTATGAGAAATCTGGGAACATCTTTGCCGACTGGAAAAAGAAGCTCAATATTTTTTTCTCCAGATTTTATGCAAAACAGGTTTGCAATATTATCCAGAACATTATCAAGACAGAAGTTTATATGCTCAAGTTCCATCTTGCCTGCCTCTATTTTGGAAAAATCAAGAATATCATTGATAATTCCAAGCAGTGAATGGCTTGAGAATTTTATTTTGCTTAGATAATCATACTGTTTGGGGGTCAGATTTGTTTGAAGTGCAAGATGTGCCAGTCCGATAATCGCATTCATGGGTGTTCTGATTTCATGGCTCATATTTGCAAGAAAGGAACTTTTGGCTTTGTTAGCTGCTTCAGCTTCATTTCTTGCTTCCCTGGCTTTATCAAGAAGGTGTACATTTTCAACAGCACCTGCAATCTGGCCTGCAATAGTTTCAACAAGTTTTATTTCATCATTATTAAATATCCTGTCTTTCCGGTCAGTTGAAAGCAGTATAATGCCTATGATCCTGTCTGGTACCTGCAAAGGGACAACCATTGCAGATTGAATCCTTCGGGCAGTTATAAGCCTGCGCAGAGACTTAGGCAGATCATGAATCTGTGAGCCTGGCATTATTATAGACTTTCCTGTTTGAAGAAGTTTTTCCAGTTCAGGGGTTTGAGGCATTATAAACTCTGTCTGTATTGTTTTTTTCCTAAATGATGAATAATGGGCTATTATTTTAAACTCTTGTTTTTTTTCGTTAAAAAGTGCAATACTGGCACTCCTGACATCCATGAGCATCCCTATTTCACCTGATACAAACTCCAGAACATTTTTAAGATCATGGGTCATGCCTGCTGTCCGTGTAATGCGGTTTAGTGTTGACAGCTCTGTAATACGGGCTTTAAGTTCCTGGTTTATTTTGCAGTCTGCATCATCTCTTTTTTTACGCAGTGTTATATCACGGGCAGCCATGACCACGCAGTTTTTATTATTGATCTTCATTCCAAATTTGTTCATCCTCCCCTCAAACCAGCACATACCTTTTTGGGTTTTAAGGGGATATTCAACAACCTGGATTGTCTGGGTCAAAATAGTTTTTTTTATATTATCCAATATATAGTCTGCAGTTTTGGCGGGCAGTATATCACTTATAAATTTTCCCTTGAGTTTTTCAGAGTTGTCATAAAGCAATAGTTCATCAGAAGCTATTATTTCAATATATTTTCCATTTTCATCAAGAAGAAAAACCTTGTCAGGCAGTACACTGACAATGCTTTTAAGACGTTCGCTGCTCTGTCTGAAATTTTCTTCTGCTTTTTTTCTTTCTTTTATTTCCTGCTGAAGTCTTAAATTTTTCTTTTGAAGCTTTTTCTGCATATTGCGCATGGCCATATGTATCTCAATACGTGCCAGGACTTCATCTGGTTTATAAGGTTTGGCAATATAATCAATTCCTCCTGATGAAAATCCTTTTACCTTGTCGTCTGTGTCTGTAAGCGCACTGACAAATATAATCGGAATATCACAGGTCGCAGGGTCTGCTTTAAGCTGGCTGCATACTTCATATCCATCTATATCAGGCATCATAATATCAAGAAGTATCATGTCAGGCTGATTTTTCCTCACAGATTTAAGTGCCAGTTTTCCGTTTAAAGCAGCCCGTAACCGGTAACCTTCCTTTGTCAGCAGCAGGGTCAGGATCTTCAGGTTTTCAGGATTATCGTCAACAATAAGAATACTGCCTTTGCCGGCATCATTTTGCAGCATTATTATATCTCCTCAAATATTTTTTGAAGAATATCAAATCGGAAATTTTGTACAAGTTTTGCCAGTTTCCTGCCTGAGAGGGCATCTTGTTCAATAATCAGGCTGATAATTCTTTCTGCTTCTTCAGGATCCGTTTCATCCGCTGCTTTTTTTAAAGGATCAAGCAGATGCCGGGGCAGTTTTTTCAGGGTCAGTGAATCTATAGTTTCAGAATCAATAATCCTGCTGCCATTACCAGTACAGGAGTTGTCTATGATATTTTCTTGATAAATATATTTAACATTAATATGTTTTTTAATAAGTTCAAAAATCTCATTTTCATAAAAAGGCTTTCCCAGGAAATCATCACAGGTTTCCATGGCCTGTTTTTCTTCAAAACTGCTTGTTGTCATGGCAATAATCACAGTGTTTTTAAGCTTTTGAGAACTTTTTATTTTCCTGGCAGCGTCAAAGCAGCCTGCAGCCTGGATACTGGTTTCCATCAGGATAAGGCAGGGTTTCCAGTGTTTCCATATTTCAACTGCTTTTTCTCCATTTTCAGATTCCTGGATTTTAAAACCTATAGGCTTGAGAAAACTTTTAAGAAGCCTTCGATTATCCGGGTCCTGGTCAACAACCAGGATCCGGTATTCGGGCTGGCCTGGTTTAAGACCCGTGATCCTGGTGCATGAAACAGGTCTGTAAAAACTGGGATCAGCATTTTTTACTTTAATATAAAAGCTGAAGATTGTATTGATGCCTGCTTTGCTTACAACCTTTATATCACCGCCCATTAACTGCACAAATTTTTTGCTTATGGGCAGTCCCAGCCCTGTGCCCTGCTGTAAGCCTTTGCCTGTTTTAGTCTGAACAAAAGCTTTAAACAGGCTGCCTGATTCTTCCTCGGAAATACCAGGCCCTGTGTCCTCAACTTCAAAAAAAAGATTCTGGGAATCAAGATTTACCATATCTGGAAAAAGATTATTAATCATTGATACCCTTAAACAAATACGGCCTTTTAATGTAAACTTGACAGCATTGCTTAAAAGATTAATCAAAATCTGGCGCAGCTTGATTTCATCTGAACGGACATATCTGGGAACATCATCAGACCATTCAGCCAGGAGCTGAAGATTTTTTTCTTCTGCTTTTAATCTGAACATGCTTACTATATCGTTTATCAAATAATGAAGATCAAAGATTTGTTCGTTCAGGGTTACTCTTCCTGCTTCAATTTTAGACATATCCAGCACATCATTGATAAGATTAAGTAAATGTTCACCGCTCCTGCTTATAATTTCAGCATTTTCCCTGAATTCAGAAGGCAGTTCCCGGGCGTTTGCCATTAGTTGAGAAAACCCTAAAATAGTATTTAAGGGAGACCTGAGTTCATGACTCATATTAGCAAGAAAAATACTTTTGGCTTTATTTGCTTTTTCTGCAGTATTCCTTGCTTCAGCCAGTTCAAGAGCCTGCTGCTGCAGCAATTTTTTCTGATGCTGAATCTTCAAATGGGTTCTGACCCTTGCAGTAACTTCATCCTGCTGAAAAGGTTTGGTTACGTAATCTGCTCCTCCCACAGCAAAGCCTTTAACCTTGTCTTCAATATCTGCAAGAACAGTAATAAAGATTACCGGTATTTCTTTTGTTTTTTCATCAGCTTTTAATATCCGGCATATGTCAAAACCATTGATTTCAGGCATAACAACATCAAGTAAAATCAGGTCTGGCATATTATCTGATGATGCTATTTCCAAAGCTTTTTTACCGCTGGTTGAAACCCTGACCCGATAATCAGATTTCAGAAATCCTGTAAGTATCTGAAGATTTATAGCCATATCATCAACAATCAAAACACTGTATTTTTGCTGCTTGCTCATATCTGTTCCTGTTTTATGATTTCAATTTCAGCTTTTATCGATTTTTTTTAACATTTTAAGCCTGCAGTCCGTGCATAATTTAGT from the Desulfonema limicola genome contains:
- a CDS encoding response regulator, whose translation is MLQNDAGKGSILIVDDNPENLKILTLLLTKEGYRLRAALNGKLALKSVRKNQPDMILLDIMMPDIDGYEVCSQLKADPATCDIPIIFVSALTDTDDKVKGFSSGGIDYIAKPYKPDEVLARIEIHMAMRNMQKKLQKKNLRLQQEIKERKKAEENFRQSSERLKSIVSVLPDKVFLLDENGKYIEIIASDELLLYDNSEKLKGKFISDILPAKTADYILDNIKKTILTQTIQVVEYPLKTQKGMCWFEGRMNKFGMKINNKNCVVMAARDITLRKKRDDADCKINQELKARITELSTLNRITRTAGMTHDLKNVLEFVSGEIGMLMDVRSASIALFNEKKQEFKIIAHYSSFRKKTIQTEFIMPQTPELEKLLQTGKSIIMPGSQIHDLPKSLRRLITARRIQSAMVVPLQVPDRIIGIILLSTDRKDRIFNNDEIKLVETIAGQIAGAVENVHLLDKAREARNEAEAANKAKSSFLANMSHEIRTPMNAIIGLAHLALQTNLTPKQYDYLSKIKFSSHSLLGIINDILDFSKIEAGKMELEHINFCLDNVLDNIANLFCIKSGEKNIELLFPVGKDVPRFLIGDSLRLGQILINLVSNAVKFTESGEIIVRTSLKEKDSRQVKLLFSIKDTGIGISSDKLSSLFNAFIQEDGSVTRQFGGTGLGLAICRQLVEMMKGNIWAASQKGKGSTFYFTAVFGIQEKQKNARFLPPANIQGIKVLVVDDSNTSLEVLVNLLSSFSFQIETAKSGQKAIEMIQAAFEAGNPFELVIMDWKMPGMDGIETAGYIKNKLGLKKIPEIIMMSAHGREEIIKQAEHMGLNTFLIKPLNASILFDTIIDLFSGHDTRSMLFEDKTRKNHENNMDYSSLQYIKNSSILVVEDNRINQQVAKELLESAGMSVTIVSNGQEAFEIVQKSFFDLIFMDLQMPEMDGYEAASKIRQWESGKRNTLIFNEKHQHPIPIIAMTAHAMTGERERCLDAGMDDYLSKPIDPEKLNSALLGWIKPKNLSNTVNKQNNDKIPAENIARENSCLTKDLPGINMVSGLKRVAGNFKLYKKLLSEFCEDYSNTADQLAAAIKDQDFKTARQILHTIKGTAGNMGAADLYNCADKFESALHNKNTQNLELLNNKFKTSLNQVLLSIKCLTSFSSSQSFDQPHNSGGLYISKDMIVKIKPLVSNLENLLRAGDAEAAEIIETLEQYLSNSKFKNNLAEIQKHLDNYDFDDALQALKTMEAALNEFNI
- a CDS encoding PAS domain-containing hybrid sensor histidine kinase/response regulator — encoded protein: MNLIYKQKTIIINILIWSLLIAFSLMWNISGTQITWKLFLSHLLLWLVCIVFQGFAGIRIFHLQSELLKSQKEWEQTFNSIPDYIAILDNNRNIVKCNTSMARGLGLSVKTIQGMKCYLCFHKSDEIPDYCPFLPVMEDGQTHVQEIHINHLEKDFLVTVSPIYDDNGQIKGCVHTAHDITRLKKAENMICREKEMLQKYIDLAGLMVVIINQDQAVTHVNQKVCEILGYDKADIIGKNWFDNFIPEKNREKVRQVFTGSAPKNIQPVKRYENPVLTKNNQERIISWNNTLLKDSNGNITGSLSSGEDITERWKIMNNLQEKEERIRLLLDSTAEAIYGIDLNGICTFCNRSCLKMTGYDKESDLLNKNIHNLIHHSKHDGKPCTQENCLLFLTSRKGISVHSDTEVFWRKDKTCFPAEYWSYPIWKDKKIIGSVVTFIDITARKNIEAMLMDAKESAEAANRAKTAFLAGMSHELRTPLNGILGYTQILKGDNDLTDKQREGIDIIEKSGTHLLSLLNEILDLAKIESGKIELYQTEFHFISMIKGVNDMIKNRAEKKGIGFKYECNSETDMSSVYVYADEKRLAQVLINLLGNAVKFTDKGYVMLRVTYKPYEPLNDKLSKSKFLFEIEDTGIGISNQDLEKIFDPFFQAGEQQYKAKGTGLGLSITRNIIELMNSSLKVNSSQGQGSVFSFELVLPASMRHTDNVCEQEKKIIGIKNKKPKILIIDDEKNNCSFFYDLLTPLGFELKQAENGEQGLKKTEEFMPDLIISDLVMPVMDGFEFISSIRSSAALKNNIIIASSASVFKEHQQKSYEAGADDFLGKPIDTRHLFKQLQTHLCLEWEYENTVSLENKKDKPEDMILPCKEILEKIYKMTELGDIIKIRKQLEDLESKGSDFKVFTKKLRPLVEEFRIEDIGIMMKKCLKSQPGG
- a CDS encoding response regulator, which gives rise to MSKQQKYSVLIVDDMAINLQILTGFLKSDYRVRVSTSGKKALEIASSDNMPDLILLDVVMPEINGFDICRILKADEKTKEIPVIFITVLADIEDKVKGFAVGGADYVTKPFQQDEVTARVRTHLKIQHQKKLLQQQALELAEARNTAEKANKAKSIFLANMSHELRSPLNTILGFSQLMANARELPSEFRENAEIISRSGEHLLNLINDVLDMSKIEAGRVTLNEQIFDLHYLINDIVSMFRLKAEEKNLQLLAEWSDDVPRYVRSDEIKLRQILINLLSNAVKFTLKGRICLRVSMINNLFPDMVNLDSQNLFFEVEDTGPGISEEESGSLFKAFVQTKTGKGLQQGTGLGLPISKKFVQLMGGDIKVVSKAGINTIFSFYIKVKNADPSFYRPVSCTRITGLKPGQPEYRILVVDQDPDNRRLLKSFLKPIGFKIQESENGEKAVEIWKHWKPCLILMETSIQAAGCFDAARKIKSSQKLKNTVIIAMTTSSFEEKQAMETCDDFLGKPFYENEIFELIKKHINVKYIYQENIIDNSCTGNGSRIIDSETIDSLTLKKLPRHLLDPLKKAADETDPEEAERIISLIIEQDALSGRKLAKLVQNFRFDILQKIFEEI